The genomic window TATTAATAAGTGCGTTTTTACCTGCATTCTAGGGCTGTTAATTTGATACTTTTCGCAATTTTTGACCAAACTTTTTGTCAAGGCGCTTTTTCTTAAATCTCCTGGTTTTAAAATGACTGGCGAGCCAGTTATCGAGTCAGACTTCGTAGGAGGTTGCGGACTTTTCACTTTTGGACTTTTATTTCTTAGTCGTAAAGATCGTCTTTTAATTGAAGAggtttctttattattttcggatttttttgCGGGAATATTTTGCTGATTTTGAAGTTTATCTATTAAGGACAGAATGGTTTTGAAGTTTTCTTGGTGTTTTAGCTGCTGTTCCTGAACCTAAGATGAATTTGGTAGTAACCAAATGAGTCTAAATGTATTGAAATTATAAAGTACctctttaattttcttcattgtATCCTCACAAAGTTCCTGATCCCTTCTAGCCACCCTCttaatttctgcaaaaatatcCATGCTTGATTCAAAATTGATGTCGGATTCTTCTTTTTCCCCATCGATAAGCATTTTATTCTCGAATAAATTACAAACAGTTGAAACCGGGCTCTCGACTGTAAGCtacaattattatgattaataattaaattattttaacgcTAATCTAAAGTGCTACTTACTTTAGGGGTTTTAAGCAGCTCCTCAATCTTAAGAAACTCAATAACTCCAGGTGTTTTCGTGACATTTTCAATGTCACGTTCTTTTATACCCAAGTCTTTGGGGGTACTTGGCTCTGGCAATTTAGGAGACAATCCggctttttttccattttctctaCTTGGCAAACTCAACATTGATCCCACTTCTGTTATTGTTGGCAAACCTTTTTTCGGTTGAGTCGTTTTCtgcttaaaaacaattttaattaagactTACTATATAAACCTTAGATATTCGATTAAGCAACTTGTAAATAACCGAGCAGTTCGATATAAAAAAGCGTGTAAGATAAGGCTGTGTTTTTATCACCGATGTTGTTCAATCTCTACTCATgaagagttttttaattttaaagtattaaagtgAACGGGATATTAACAATATTAGATTATTGAATCAGGTATATGAAAAAAGCACAAGTTAGGCCTG from Anthonomus grandis grandis chromosome 13, icAntGran1.3, whole genome shotgun sequence includes these protein-coding regions:
- the LOC126744271 gene encoding uncharacterized protein LOC126744271 isoform X1, giving the protein MSVKRKNDPPGFKLDPTTGKYVLAPLDLRALLGDDYEPNCNQPQQYISPWSNGKKFGAKNNNLENQHPHKYKKLEHGVRKELFKQPPSENEKRDIRASFGARRSSISRNLAGSSKPSFISKKTTQPKKGLPTITEVGSMLSLPSRENGKKAGLSPKLPEPSTPKDLGIKERDIENVTKTPGVIEFLKIEELLKTPKLTVESPVSTVCNLFENKMLIDGEKEESDINFESSMDIFAEIKRVARRDQELCEDTMKKIKEVQEQQLKHQENFKTILSLIDKLQNQQNIPAKKSENNKETSSIKRRSLRLRNKSPKVKSPQPPTKSDSITGSPVILKPGDLRKSALTKSLVKNCEKYQINSPRMQKAVDLYNSVKSVSNILLTPKLLRGEFTEPSPSSHFKKNLSLKVQQQCLLLQDTPVHKK
- the LOC126744271 gene encoding uncharacterized protein LOC126744271 isoform X2 produces the protein MSVKRKNDPPGFKLDPTTGKYVLAPLDLRALLGDDYEPNCNQPQQYISPWSNGKKFGAKNNNLENQHPHKYKKLEHGVRKELFKQPPSENEKRDIRASFGARRSSISRNLAGSSKPSFISKKTTQPKKGLPTITEVGSMLSLPSRENGKKAGLSPKLPEPSTPKDLGIKERDIENVTKTPGVIEFLKIEELLKTPKLTVESPVSTVCNLFENKMLIDGEKEESDINFESSMDIFAEIKRVARRDQELCEDTMKKIKEVQEQQLKHQENFKTILSLIDKLQNQQNIPAKKSENNKETSSIKRRSLRLRNKSPKVKSPQPPTKSDSITGSPVILKPGDLRKSALTKSLVKNCEKYQINSPRIKQ